One Cedecea neteri DNA segment encodes these proteins:
- a CDS encoding SDR family NAD(P)-dependent oxidoreductase — MMTVLITGASSGIGAGLAKSWADDGHRVIACGRDAARLAMLQQHSSNIVVRQFDMTDRDASREALADCRADLVILCAGTCEYLDNGRVDAALVERVMTTNFLGPVNCLAAIQPQLVSGNRVVLVSSMAHWLPFPRAEAYGASKAALTWFANSLRLDWEPKGIAVTVVSPGFVDTPLTQKNDFSMPGRVSVDVAVRAIRRGLAKGRNHIAFPTGFGLMMRLLAGMPAGLQRLFLRRMVRP; from the coding sequence ATGATGACTGTCCTCATTACGGGCGCAAGCTCTGGCATCGGTGCCGGGCTGGCAAAATCCTGGGCTGATGACGGCCATCGCGTCATTGCCTGTGGCAGAGATGCGGCGCGATTAGCAATGTTGCAGCAGCACAGTTCAAACATCGTGGTACGTCAGTTCGATATGACCGATCGGGATGCCAGTCGCGAGGCGCTGGCCGACTGCCGGGCCGATCTGGTCATCCTCTGCGCGGGAACCTGTGAGTATCTGGATAACGGTCGGGTGGATGCCGCGCTGGTTGAGCGGGTGATGACGACCAATTTTCTTGGGCCGGTCAACTGCCTGGCCGCCATTCAGCCGCAGCTTGTTTCCGGCAACCGCGTCGTTCTGGTCAGCTCGATGGCCCACTGGTTGCCTTTTCCACGGGCAGAAGCCTATGGCGCTTCCAAAGCCGCGCTGACCTGGTTTGCCAACAGTCTGCGCCTGGACTGGGAGCCGAAAGGAATTGCCGTCACGGTGGTTTCTCCGGGCTTTGTGGACACACCGCTCACCCAAAAAAATGATTTTTCCATGCCAGGCCGGGTTAGCGTTGATGTTGCGGTGAGGGCGATTCGCCGTGGCCTAGCTAAAGGCCGCAATCACATTGCTTTCCCGACCGGATTCGGCCTGATGATGCGCCTGCTGGCGGGGATGCCTGCAGGTCTACAGCGTCTCTTTTTGCGCAGGATGGTTCGCCCATGA
- a CDS encoding nuclear transport factor 2 family protein, whose translation MGTMPTAIHRFVDFYAGLDKQSPSALAGLYAAEAILIDPFGEHRGLAEIQSYFAHLLARVTSCRFAIDPPLCDEARFAVSWTMHWSHPKVAGGEGLSLPGCSVVDLENDLIVRQRDYYDAGEMLYEHLPLLGWAVRSVKSRVRP comes from the coding sequence ATGGGCACAATGCCAACCGCCATTCATCGCTTTGTGGATTTTTACGCCGGGCTGGACAAGCAGTCGCCCTCGGCGCTGGCCGGGCTTTACGCCGCCGAGGCCATACTCATCGATCCGTTTGGCGAGCATCGCGGGTTGGCTGAGATCCAAAGCTACTTCGCTCACCTGTTGGCCAGAGTGACGTCCTGCCGTTTTGCTATCGATCCCCCGCTGTGTGATGAGGCGCGTTTTGCCGTCAGCTGGACAATGCACTGGTCTCACCCGAAGGTCGCCGGGGGAGAAGGGCTGTCCTTGCCTGGTTGTTCGGTCGTTGATCTCGAAAATGACCTGATCGTTCGCCAGCGCGACTACTACGATGCCGGAGAAATGCTGTATGAACATTTGCCCCTGCTGGGCTGGGCGGTTCGCAGCGTGAAAAGCAGGGTGCGCCCATGA
- a CDS encoding MerR family transcriptional regulator, translated as MSYSIGEFARLCGINATTLRAWQRRYGLLKPMRTDGGHRQYSDADIQQALNILDWVKKGVPVSQVKPLLARPETRRANNWLGLQESMLQRLNEGKIESLRQLLYDSGREYPRAELVTEVLRPLRSKVSANVPAIMTLREILDGIIIAYTSFCLEGDKKAPGDNCLITGWHLSDPCEIWLEALRLTGQGHRIDVLPVPPAVLAPEIFPDRKWLLVTSGKLTATRKKQLELWQQQGATLEIIPL; from the coding sequence ATGTCTTACTCCATCGGCGAATTTGCCCGGCTGTGCGGGATAAACGCTACCACGCTCCGTGCCTGGCAGCGCCGTTACGGTCTGCTCAAGCCCATGCGAACCGATGGTGGTCATCGGCAGTACAGCGATGCCGATATCCAGCAGGCGCTTAACATCCTCGACTGGGTGAAAAAAGGGGTGCCTGTCAGCCAGGTGAAGCCGCTACTGGCCCGGCCTGAAACGCGCCGGGCGAACAACTGGCTTGGCCTGCAGGAAAGTATGCTGCAGCGGCTGAACGAGGGAAAAATTGAATCCCTTCGCCAGCTTCTCTACGATTCAGGCCGGGAATATCCGCGCGCGGAACTGGTAACTGAGGTGCTGCGCCCGCTGCGCAGTAAAGTCTCGGCTAACGTACCGGCCATCATGACCCTGCGCGAGATCCTCGACGGCATCATTATCGCCTACACCTCGTTTTGCCTTGAAGGGGATAAAAAAGCGCCCGGTGACAACTGCCTGATTACCGGCTGGCACCTGAGTGACCCCTGTGAAATCTGGCTGGAAGCGCTCAGACTCACCGGCCAGGGGCACCGTATCGACGTGCTTCCCGTTCCGCCAGCCGTTCTGGCCCCGGAAATCTTTCCTGATCGAAAATGGCTGCTGGTCACCTCCGGTAAGCTGACGGCGACCCGTAAAAAGCAGCTTGAACTCTGGCAACAGCAGGGCGCTACGCTCGAGATTATTCCCCTCTAG
- a CDS encoding DUF1349 domain-containing protein, which produces MNTDFYWINAPKVWREGDGTLSVVTDEQTDFWRKTWYGFERFSGHFYGCDVRGDFTFQVKVNAEFSALYDQAGVMLLGDESHWLKAGIEFNDGVPAIGSVLTLGHSDWATGVFPGNANLFWMRLTRKGDSLRLQYSVDGKTWPLLRLAHFPGFDTCRVGVMCCTPQRGGLAVKFEDIMLSDALDKALHDLS; this is translated from the coding sequence ATGAACACGGATTTTTATTGGATCAATGCGCCAAAAGTCTGGCGCGAAGGCGACGGCACGCTTTCTGTGGTGACCGACGAACAAACCGACTTCTGGCGCAAAACATGGTACGGCTTTGAGCGTTTCTCCGGCCATTTTTATGGCTGCGACGTGCGGGGGGATTTTACCTTCCAGGTGAAGGTCAACGCTGAATTTAGCGCCCTCTACGACCAGGCCGGCGTCATGCTGCTGGGGGATGAATCCCACTGGTTAAAGGCGGGCATCGAGTTTAACGACGGCGTGCCTGCCATTGGCAGCGTGCTGACGCTGGGCCATTCCGACTGGGCAACCGGTGTGTTTCCCGGAAATGCGAATCTGTTCTGGATGCGCCTGACCCGTAAAGGTGACAGCCTGCGGTTGCAGTATTCCGTTGACGGCAAAACCTGGCCGCTACTGAGGCTGGCGCATTTCCCTGGATTCGACACATGCAGGGTAGGCGTGATGTGCTGCACCCCGCAGCGCGGCGGTCTGGCGGTGAAATTCGAAGACATTATGCTGAGTGACGCGCTGGATAAAGCGTTGCACGATTTAAGCTAA